The sequence below is a genomic window from Microbulbifer hydrolyticus.
AGCAAGTATTGCAGCGTCTGCGCGCGGCCCACTGCGAAACTGGGGATCAACAGGATACCGCCGCGATTGACGACCTCATTGACGATGTCCGCCAGCTGTTGCCAGTGATCCACCTGAGGGTGCCGGCGATCACCATAAGTGGACTCAAGCAATAGCAGGTCCAGTGCCGGCAGCGGTCGCGGTGGATGCATGATGAGGTCGTCGGGGCGCCCGACGTCACCGGAAAAGCCCACACGCTTGCCTTCGGCGCTCAGTACGGCACTGCCGGCGCCGAGTATATGCCCGGCCGGTTGTAAGTACAGGCTGGCCCCACCGATCCGGATCGGCTCGTCAAAATCGACCGACTGAAACAGTTCCAGGCTGCGCTCCGCGGTGTCGCCGTTGTAGAGCGGCTCCGGGTGCGCATGTTTGCCGATCTTGTGGCGCTGGTAAAAGCGCGCATCTTCTTCCTGTATATGCCCTGAGTCGGGTAACAAAATGGAGCAGAGGTCGCGGGTTGCGTGATGGCAGTACACCGGCCCGCGGTAGCCCAGCTGATACAGCCTGGGAATATAGCCGGAGTGATCGAGGTGTGCGTGTGTGAGGACGATGCCACTCAGCCGGCGGTAGTCGAACATGGGCGTTTCCCAGTTTCGCTCGCGCAGCCATTTGTAGCCCTGAAACATCCCGCAGTCGACCAGAAACTCGGTCTTGCCGCCATCCAGGCTGACAAGAAACTTGGAGCCGGTAACCGTGCCGGTGCCGCCGAGGAAGGTGATGTTCATTCCGGATAGTCTCCTTTTTCGGGCGCTCCGCCACGGTGTTCCCTGAGCAGGGCTTTTACTGCCGGAATCAACACGGGTGACAGGTCGAAGGCCCCGTATTGGCCGGGGATACTGTTACTGGTGGCGAGTCGATCGGCCCCTGCCTGCAATATCTTGCGGTCGGCATCTTCTGCGAACACGCCGTGCACAGCGGCACAGACGATACTGCCCGCGCCGGCACGCTTTAGCGCCGCAGTGGTTTCCAGTACGGTATGTCCGCTGGAAATTACGTCATCGACAATCAGTACCGCAGATCGTCTGATTTGCGCATCCTCGGGCAATGTAACCGTGACACTCCGGTCGCCGTGACGTTGTTTTTTGCCGACGATATACGGTCGCCCGGTTGCGTGTGCCAGCGCGGATACCCACTGTTGGCTCTCCGCGTCGGGCCCAACCAGGAGGAACTCTTCGGGCTGCGCTTCTATCCACGTCTGCATCGCCGGCATACCCGAAAGAGCGTGTGCCGGGATGGAGTAGATTTCAGCGAGGCTGTGATAGCGATGGAGGTGCGGGTCCACGGTCAGCAGCCAATTCACCGCATCGGAGATCAGGCCTGCAAAAATACGAGAGGTCACGGCCTCGCCAGGCTGGAACGCCTTGTCCTGGCGCATGTAGCAGAGATACGGTGCCACCAGGCCTATGCTGGCCGCGCCCAGTGCGCGTAGGGTATGGGCGAGAAACAGCAGTGGCAGTAGCTTTTCATCCGGCTGGCTCAGGTTCGCCAGCAGCACACAGTGCCGTTCATGCACTGGCGACCTTACCCGCAGGTAGGATTCCCCATCGGGGAAGTGGCGCATTTCCAGCTCGCCGTGCACGGCATGGATTCCCTTGCCGAGGGGGGCAGACAGGGGCAGTGTCGCCGCGAGGGAAAAAAGCAGCGGTGCGCTCAAGTCAGTTGCTCCACGTTTGATAGTGGCAAATCCATCGGCGCAATATTGAACAGGTCCCGATTCTGGTGGTAATACTCCCTGGCGTAGGCCAGCTCGCCGGACGTCTCGGCGTAAAGGGTCGCGACAGGCTGGTGCTCGCTGATCATGTCGCCAACCTTCACCCGTAAACGCAGTCCCGCTTCCGGCGACGAGGGCGCGCCGGCTACCTTGGCCAGACGCGCCAGGCGCCGGTTGTCCATGCTGCGCAGGCGACCAGCGTACGTGCTGCGCAATTCGATGTGATGGCTTGCAACGGGTATGTCACGCAAGCCTCCCTGAGCGTCACAGATTTTGCGAAACTGCTGCCAGGCCTGTCCTGACTGGAGGATCTCCCTGGCCTGTTGCTGCGCCTGATCTCTATCTGCACCTGTGGCCATGCACAAGAGTTCACCGGCGAGGAATACGGCGCGCTCGGTGAGGTCTGCGGGGGCATGCGCTTCGTTTCGCAACACGCTGAGTACATCGCGGGCTTCCTCTGCCGGACCGATACCATTGCCAATAGCCTGTGTGCCATCGGTGACGACACAGCGCACGTTCAGGCCAAGCCCCGAGGCAACATTGCGAAACAGCAGCGCGAGTTTCTCTGCCTGTTCCTGGTCACGTACTTTTGCGGTGGGGCCGACCGGGATGTCGATGAGCACGTGGGTGGAGCCCGCCGCCATTTTCTTTGAAAGTACCGAGGCGACCAGTTGTCCCTCGCTGTCGAGGTTGAGGGCGCGCTCAATTCGGATCAGCAGATCGTCCGTGGGGCTTAAGCCCACTTCGCCACCGGCCGCCAGACAAGCACCGGTGCGGGTAATCACTTTGCGCAACTTTTCCAGTGGAAGGTCGACATCGGTGAGCACCTCCATGGTGTCGGCGGTGCCGGCTGGCGAAGTA
It includes:
- a CDS encoding MBL fold metallo-hydrolase RNA specificity domain-containing protein codes for the protein MNITFLGGTGTVTGSKFLVSLDGGKTEFLVDCGMFQGYKWLRERNWETPMFDYRRLSGIVLTHAHLDHSGYIPRLYQLGYRGPVYCHHATRDLCSILLPDSGHIQEEDARFYQRHKIGKHAHPEPLYNGDTAERSLELFQSVDFDEPIRIGGASLYLQPAGHILGAGSAVLSAEGKRVGFSGDVGRPDDLIMHPPRPLPALDLLLLESTYGDRRHPQVDHWQQLADIVNEVVNRGGILLIPSFAVGRAQTLQYLLLNLMRDQRIPQLPVFLDSPMAIDASEIYTRYPDQHRLNTDTCKFMCTGIQYTRDVEQSKALENIQYPHIIIAGSGMATGGRVLHHMKRLLPDHRATVLFTGYQAGGTRGARLLAGAQSVKIHGEYVPCKAHIEVLEGLSAHADYRELGDWLKQSALEAGTEIQLVHGEPDASDCFRLYLQDNTNFNVKVAQYRDILRL
- a CDS encoding thymidine phosphorylase family protein, with product MAHPLPLHAYRMGIDTHEEALVYMRKDCAICRAEGYTANTRLQIKAGERTLIATLNTVAEEILPLGKIGFSESAWEFLNLQTDQEILVLHVPQVYSLSALRKKIYGHSLNATEMSSIIRDIGNRLYSDIEIAGFLTACAGGRLNCSETIALTTTMVSNGNRLYWPEVERVFDKHCIGGLPGNRTTPIVVSIASAAGLVIPKTSSRAITSPAGTADTMEVLTDVDLPLEKLRKVITRTGACLAAGGEVGLSPTDDLLIRIERALNLDSEGQLVASVLSKKMAAGSTHVLIDIPVGPTAKVRDQEQAEKLALLFRNVASGLGLNVRCVVTDGTQAIGNGIGPAEEARDVLSVLRNEAHAPADLTERAVFLAGELLCMATGADRDQAQQQAREILQSGQAWQQFRKICDAQGGLRDIPVASHHIELRSTYAGRLRSMDNRRLARLAKVAGAPSSPEAGLRLRVKVGDMISEHQPVATLYAETSGELAYAREYYHQNRDLFNIAPMDLPLSNVEQLT
- a CDS encoding ribose-phosphate diphosphokinase, which codes for MSAPLLFSLAATLPLSAPLGKGIHAVHGELEMRHFPDGESYLRVRSPVHERHCVLLANLSQPDEKLLPLLFLAHTLRALGAASIGLVAPYLCYMRQDKAFQPGEAVTSRIFAGLISDAVNWLLTVDPHLHRYHSLAEIYSIPAHALSGMPAMQTWIEAQPEEFLLVGPDAESQQWVSALAHATGRPYIVGKKQRHGDRSVTVTLPEDAQIRRSAVLIVDDVISSGHTVLETTAALKRAGAGSIVCAAVHGVFAEDADRKILQAGADRLATSNSIPGQYGAFDLSPVLIPAVKALLREHRGGAPEKGDYPE